In Clostridium sp. JN-1, one genomic interval encodes:
- a CDS encoding MBL fold metallo-hydrolase RNA specificity domain-containing protein: MNISFLGGAYEVGASCILLNIYNKNILLDCGIRQGSSKDPLPDFRTIQDKGGIDAIIISHAHMDHIGSLPIISKEYPNAKIYTNNMTKDLMKVLLYDSLKIMNNREAEIPLYAENDVVNMLDRIFTINYSVEFSIFTDVKITFYSAGHIAGASCIYITTPDGSLFYSGDFSIFSQKTVEGLKVPKLRPDAAIFETTYGDKLHSNRQVEEEKLLELVKICELNNSKMLIPAFALGRAQEVLLIIKKAINKKYIKNIKIYVDGMIKDINRVYKFNPLYLKNSLGKKILRGIEPFYDDNIIAIKNSEMREKVLKNSEGCIIVSSSGMLTGGPSQYYAEKIAPMENAYIVITGYQDEESPGRKLLNLLNPDVKDKVIELNGKSIPVKCKVKNVGLSAHGDKNEIKSVIDLLTPNNIFLVHGDPKVIDSFARDIIGSVRSKVYVPKSGETYEVNIRKPRKQWKRDLESTMNSIEKIDEKNIAKLWDFVLNKYGQKLFTLEQLSYIWSGKSEIKNCDLSNLQQIVVNSPYFESDNKRLFLFRAISKEEAAELTKKRELKPNELNDIINEYFGCYKFKKASLIYDDKKVILNFDFPYVVDKKIDESIESFTKKTKWNVEISKTVNINAVDTLVRQFLIDGDIKKISYKLQDKKVIVIMNSTFYLTKELEDKFKNMTGLNIVVQNPGRKSEVKNEIIECMESTKQIEQNQALNYIDESFKNEEIKPYKKSIKVSEKNKYIELTFISPEVGKRYIKKLEYLAQKIGWNISLSKSVNQNEIIKFAIILCNREEIPLKKNPSYNPSELSVEIRPLNGEERIENFKSEFEYKTGCKLVKKV, translated from the coding sequence GTGAATATATCTTTTTTAGGCGGGGCATACGAAGTAGGGGCAAGTTGTATACTGCTAAATATCTATAATAAAAATATATTGTTGGACTGTGGTATAAGGCAGGGAAGCTCAAAAGACCCACTGCCTGATTTTAGAACCATACAAGATAAAGGTGGAATAGATGCTATAATTATAAGTCATGCACATATGGACCATATTGGTTCACTGCCTATAATAAGTAAGGAATATCCCAATGCCAAAATATATACAAATAATATGACCAAGGATCTCATGAAAGTACTTTTATATGACAGTTTGAAAATAATGAATAATAGAGAAGCTGAAATACCACTGTATGCTGAAAATGATGTGGTAAATATGCTTGATAGAATTTTTACAATTAATTACTCAGTTGAATTTTCGATATTTACCGACGTAAAAATAACTTTTTATTCTGCAGGACATATAGCAGGTGCTTCATGCATTTATATTACTACACCGGATGGTTCATTATTTTATTCAGGCGATTTTTCTATATTTTCACAAAAAACTGTAGAAGGACTAAAGGTACCTAAACTTAGACCTGATGCTGCAATATTTGAAACTACATATGGTGATAAGCTTCACTCAAATAGACAGGTTGAAGAGGAAAAACTTTTAGAATTAGTAAAGATATGTGAATTAAACAATTCGAAGATGTTAATACCAGCTTTTGCACTTGGAAGAGCACAGGAAGTACTTCTTATAATTAAAAAAGCCATAAATAAGAAATATATAAAAAATATAAAGATATACGTGGATGGCATGATTAAAGATATAAATAGAGTTTATAAGTTTAATCCTCTATATTTAAAAAATTCTTTAGGAAAAAAGATACTAAGGGGAATAGAACCATTTTATGATGATAATATAATAGCTATCAAAAATAGTGAAATGAGAGAAAAGGTATTAAAAAATAGTGAAGGCTGCATAATAGTTTCTAGTTCTGGAATGCTCACAGGTGGGCCAAGTCAATATTATGCAGAAAAGATAGCACCTATGGAAAATGCTTATATAGTTATAACAGGCTATCAAGATGAAGAATCTCCTGGAAGAAAGCTTTTAAATTTACTTAATCCAGATGTTAAGGACAAAGTTATTGAACTAAACGGTAAAAGTATTCCAGTTAAATGTAAAGTTAAAAATGTAGGACTATCCGCACATGGAGATAAAAATGAAATAAAGTCTGTTATTGATTTACTTACACCTAACAACATATTTTTAGTTCATGGAGATCCAAAGGTTATAGATAGTTTTGCAAGAGATATAATTGGAAGTGTTAGATCAAAAGTTTATGTACCTAAATCAGGCGAAACTTATGAAGTAAATATAAGAAAGCCTAGGAAACAGTGGAAAAGGGATTTAGAAAGTACTATGAATTCCATAGAAAAAATAGATGAAAAAAATATTGCAAAACTATGGGACTTTGTACTAAATAAATATGGACAAAAATTGTTTACACTTGAGCAATTATCATATATATGGAGTGGAAAAAGTGAAATTAAAAACTGTGATTTGAGTAATTTGCAGCAGATTGTAGTTAATTCGCCTTATTTTGAAAGTGACAATAAAAGGCTATTTTTATTTAGAGCTATAAGTAAGGAAGAAGCAGCTGAACTTACGAAAAAAAGAGAATTAAAACCAAATGAATTAAACGACATCATAAATGAATACTTTGGCTGTTACAAGTTTAAAAAAGCAAGTTTGATATACGATGATAAAAAGGTAATTTTAAATTTTGATTTTCCTTATGTAGTTGATAAAAAAATAGATGAGTCTATAGAAAGTTTTACTAAAAAAACTAAGTGGAATGTTGAAATAAGTAAAACCGTAAATATAAATGCAGTTGACACACTTGTAAGACAGTTTTTAATAGATGGAGATATAAAGAAGATATCATATAAACTTCAAGACAAAAAAGTTATTGTTATTATGAATTCAACATTTTATTTGACTAAAGAATTAGAAGATAAATTTAAAAATATGACTGGACTCAATATTGTAGTTCAAAATCCTGGAAGAAAGTCTGAAGTTAAAAATGAGATTATAGAATGTATGGAAAGTACAAAGCAAATTGAACAAAATCAAGCTTTAAATTATATAGATGAAAGCTTCAAAAATGAAGAGATTAAACCTTATAAAAAGAGTATAAAAGTTAGTGAAAAAAATAAATATATAGAACTCACTTTTATATCTCCCGAAGTTGGAAAAAGATATATTAAAAAGTTAGAGTATTTAGCACAAAAAATTGGATGGAACATAAGTTTATCAAAATCAGTTAATCAAAATGAAATAATTAAATTTGCAATTATACTTTGTAATCGTGAAGAAATACCTTTAAAGAAAAATCCTTCATACAATCCTTCAGAACTATCTGTAGAAATTAGACCGTTAAATGGAGAAGAAAGAATAGAAAATTTTAAGTCAGAATTTGAATATAAAACTGGATGTAAATTAGTTAAAAAAGTATAA